The Dokdonella koreensis DS-123 genome has a segment encoding these proteins:
- a CDS encoding DUF1501 domain-containing protein — MTSLDRRDFLKLCGAGALTAGVVPGARLAFAAPEANAYDTLVIVFLRGGCDGLSLVPPTGGNDRAHYEIARPDLAIPASGTGAALPLANSGSGWGLHPRAAALHALYQANKLAVVLGAGMPAPVTRSHFDAQQTMEYGTPGSTGSGTGWLTRHLTSAGLPANITIPALSAGSITASSLLASTEAITMGNGNDFRVDSSAWSWNARDHYRDDNGNITAPASFRGLVECLPDLWAGNSALEAAGRQTLDALSIIRPMNFGNYAPGNGASYPNDGFGNQLKMIAQILKADLGLRVAAIDVGGWDTHNGQGVPTSGYDPFGNTVESLARGLAAFYTDLDGAGAAGYTSRTSIVVMSEFGRRMRQNGSDGTDHGYGNMMMALGGSVNGGRVYGLDVFAGLADQALFEGEDVMVTTDFRRVLSEALIRRLGNPRLGRIFPGYGGYSPIGVFQGTDLPPDYSGGQDAIFRSGFEPA, encoded by the coding sequence ATGACCTCGCTCGACCGTCGCGACTTCCTCAAGCTCTGCGGTGCCGGCGCGCTGACGGCCGGCGTGGTGCCCGGTGCGCGCCTGGCCTTCGCGGCACCGGAAGCGAACGCCTACGACACGCTGGTGATCGTGTTCCTGCGCGGCGGCTGCGACGGGCTCAGCCTGGTGCCGCCGACCGGTGGCAACGACCGCGCCCACTACGAGATCGCGCGCCCGGACCTGGCCATCCCGGCCAGCGGCACCGGTGCCGCCCTGCCGCTGGCCAATTCCGGCAGCGGCTGGGGCCTGCACCCGCGCGCCGCCGCCCTGCACGCGCTGTACCAGGCCAACAAGCTGGCCGTGGTGCTCGGCGCCGGCATGCCCGCGCCGGTCACGCGCAGCCATTTCGATGCGCAGCAGACGATGGAGTACGGCACCCCGGGCAGCACCGGCTCGGGCACCGGCTGGCTGACCCGCCACCTGACCAGCGCCGGCCTGCCGGCCAACATCACGATCCCCGCGCTGTCGGCGGGCAGCATCACCGCATCGAGCCTGCTGGCCTCCACCGAGGCGATCACGATGGGCAACGGCAACGACTTCCGCGTCGACAGCTCGGCCTGGAGCTGGAACGCGCGCGACCACTACCGTGACGACAACGGCAACATCACCGCGCCGGCCAGCTTCCGCGGCCTGGTGGAATGCCTGCCGGACCTGTGGGCCGGCAACTCGGCGCTGGAGGCGGCCGGACGCCAGACCCTCGACGCGCTGTCGATCATCCGGCCGATGAACTTCGGCAACTACGCGCCCGGCAACGGCGCCAGCTACCCCAACGACGGCTTCGGCAACCAGCTGAAGATGATCGCGCAGATACTCAAGGCCGACCTCGGCCTGCGCGTGGCGGCGATCGACGTCGGCGGCTGGGACACCCACAACGGCCAGGGCGTGCCGACCTCCGGCTACGACCCGTTCGGCAACACCGTCGAGTCGCTGGCACGCGGCCTGGCCGCGTTCTACACCGACCTCGACGGTGCGGGCGCGGCCGGCTACACCAGCCGCACCAGCATCGTGGTGATGAGCGAGTTCGGCCGCCGCATGCGGCAGAACGGCAGCGACGGCACCGACCACGGCTACGGCAACATGATGATGGCGCTCGGCGGCTCGGTGAACGGCGGCCGCGTCTACGGCCTGGACGTCTTCGCCGGCCTGGCCGACCAAGCGCTGTTCGAGGGCGAGGACGTCATGGTGACCACCGACTTCCGCCGGGTGCTGTCCGAGGCGCTGATCCGCCGCCTCGGCAATCCGCGCCTGGGCCGCATCTTTCCGGGCTACGGCGGCTACTCCCCGATCGGCGTCTTCCAGGGCACCGACCTGCCGCCGGACTATTCCGGCGGCCAGGACGCGATCTTCCGCAGCGGCTTCGAGCCGGCCTGA
- a CDS encoding DUF1800 domain-containing protein yields MEPASVGLPASAFRRRLLTGLAAAVGTEPVPAMRRPGKAPLAVADPAPGETPATFATAPDRVGWLQKATYGFSTPEDYDLLQLPGATADEKWTHWVERQLAPASIADADCDGRLVGAGFTTLSKTLQQLWAQHYGDTTNYYNRMLPAAETECATMIRAVYSKRQLFERMVNFWHDHFSVFGWEYDIGPIFAHYDREVIRPNVFGNFRALLEQVATSTAMQFYLDNYASRGADFNENYARELIELHTLGVANYFGPGDPFAVECLDSLIHCPASMPAGYVDNDVYEAAGALTGWTIRNGHWQYPADNDGTFVYRSDWHDRRNKIFLGEYLPANQPAMQDGRMVFDRLVAHPGTARFIAGKLCRRFVGDTPSQALIDAVAVQFNTHINAPDQIARMLRTILLSAEFKTTWGTGMRRPFEMTMSALRGLGANFAPRPDNTSAWTMTERLVSHLQQTGHRSFYWGPPNGYPDRQSAWASTGSLAMTLKLLAWVPEMRVNNDGSSAFLADIVAQTRVAIPNAGARTATAIMTYWSTRLLGYQPEPTLSVATAFLRQNAGAGDPVNIDEDVWNTGNLARHYTQQRLRTAVGMLLMSPDYFRR; encoded by the coding sequence ATGGAACCCGCCAGCGTTGGCCTGCCCGCCTCCGCCTTCCGCCGCCGGCTGCTGACCGGCCTGGCGGCCGCCGTCGGCACCGAGCCCGTCCCGGCGATGCGCCGTCCCGGCAAGGCGCCGCTGGCCGTCGCCGACCCGGCACCCGGCGAGACGCCGGCCACGTTCGCGACGGCGCCGGACCGCGTGGGCTGGCTGCAGAAGGCGACCTACGGCTTCAGCACGCCGGAGGACTACGACCTGCTGCAGCTGCCGGGCGCGACCGCCGACGAGAAATGGACCCACTGGGTCGAGCGCCAGCTGGCCCCGGCGTCGATCGCCGATGCGGACTGCGACGGCCGCCTCGTCGGCGCCGGCTTCACCACGCTCAGCAAGACGCTGCAGCAGCTGTGGGCGCAGCACTACGGCGACACCACCAACTACTACAACCGGATGCTGCCGGCCGCCGAGACCGAATGCGCGACGATGATCCGCGCGGTCTACAGCAAGCGGCAGCTGTTCGAGCGCATGGTCAACTTCTGGCACGACCACTTCAGCGTGTTCGGCTGGGAGTACGACATCGGCCCGATCTTCGCCCACTACGACCGTGAAGTGATCCGGCCCAACGTGTTCGGCAACTTCCGCGCCTTGCTCGAGCAGGTCGCCACGTCCACGGCGATGCAGTTCTACCTGGACAACTACGCCAGTCGCGGCGCCGACTTCAACGAGAACTACGCTCGCGAGCTGATCGAGCTGCACACGCTGGGCGTGGCCAACTACTTCGGCCCCGGCGACCCGTTCGCGGTCGAATGCCTCGATTCGCTGATCCACTGCCCCGCGTCGATGCCGGCCGGCTACGTCGACAACGACGTCTACGAGGCCGCCGGCGCGCTGACCGGCTGGACGATCAGGAACGGCCACTGGCAGTACCCGGCCGACAACGACGGCACCTTCGTCTACCGCTCCGATTGGCACGACCGCCGCAACAAGATCTTCCTCGGCGAATACCTGCCGGCCAACCAGCCGGCGATGCAGGACGGCCGCATGGTGTTCGACCGGCTGGTCGCGCATCCGGGCACCGCCCGCTTCATCGCCGGCAAGCTGTGCCGCCGCTTCGTCGGCGACACGCCGTCGCAGGCGCTGATCGACGCCGTCGCCGTGCAGTTCAACACCCACATCAACGCACCCGACCAGATCGCACGGATGCTGCGCACGATCCTGCTCAGCGCCGAGTTCAAGACCACCTGGGGCACCGGCATGCGCCGGCCGTTCGAGATGACGATGAGCGCGCTGCGCGGCCTGGGCGCCAATTTCGCGCCGCGGCCCGACAACACCAGCGCGTGGACGATGACCGAACGGCTGGTCTCGCACCTGCAGCAGACCGGTCACCGGTCGTTCTACTGGGGCCCGCCCAACGGCTATCCGGACCGGCAGAGCGCCTGGGCCAGCACCGGCTCACTGGCGATGACGCTCAAGCTGCTGGCCTGGGTGCCGGAAATGCGCGTCAACAACGACGGCAGCTCCGCGTTCCTCGCCGACATCGTCGCGCAGACCCGGGTCGCGATCCCGAATGCCGGCGCGCGCACCGCCACCGCGATCATGACCTACTGGTCGACGCGGCTGCTGGGCTACCAGCCCGAACCGACGCTCTCGGTGGCGACCGCCTTCCTGCGGCAGAACGCCGGCGCGGGCGATCCGGTCAACATCGACGAGGACGTCTGGAACACCGGCAATCTCGCGCGCCACTACACGCAGCAACGCCTGCGGACCGCCGTCGGCATGCTGCTGATGAGCCCCGACTACTTTCGCCGGTGA
- a CDS encoding serine/threonine-protein kinase, with product MQGPFGESDIETVGLPGAHPDGDASGFLDAGTRVGHYRIEAPLGRGGMGTVYRALQVEPVRRSVALKLLRGTQLDTLQRAYFEVERQMLAQMQHPAIAQIFDAGTTDAGAPYFAMEYIEGLPIARYCETRGLSLDARIALFAQVCDGVQHAHSKGIVHRDLKPDNILVAEVDGGALPKIIDFGIATAATRLFADGSTGGEIAGTPTYMSPEQSGFTQFLVDARSDVYSLGIILFELLTGGRPSADSRDRVVAPDGSERTTLRAPSQVLEQSGTERLAEVARARGLRPARLRSVLRNELDFVVVKAVRHDPAERYASAGELAQELRRYLAQRPLVAVGDRRGYVAGKFLRRHRVAFAATAAASVAIVLGLVFSVYGLMQARAQRAVAEARRLELEQVAAFQQSMLAGIDVEAMGKDMLERQRVQIDQAGDPALVPAFERVAAALNGADVARAVLDRQLLARARTAIARDFAGQPALAADLDSAVAEVYEAIGLFPQSEAAARSAWELRRVQFGEDDRRTWASAAELGRALNRQGRQDEALALLQATWERTRGTPAASLERRQVGVELAQVHSDRGELAAARALQQALLDEARLSVADDDDMVLTLRNNLGITLARLGDVAAAKVAFEQVYAERRRANPEGEGTLGVMTNLSAARAISGDFEGALALQRESHAIRRRTAGAEHPATLNDLSNIASSLIDMGRLEEAQPLLEQVIDARRRVLGPEHFQTLRSMQNLAALFDRSGRQAEALPLQRQVLDARRRTLGAEHPDTLKSEDVLCAIYKNQGRLDQARPCAESVYAARRRLIGPGHPDTVRSAVLLAEIDHRRGDDAAARDLLGTLLAENRVARGDADPDVLFLAARLYPLQRDGGDAAVAQDLRRTLLDPLLARDAASLPTPLRRPRKAAEEAVQDAPTMRGSGSSTTPKR from the coding sequence GTGCAAGGTCCATTCGGCGAGAGCGACATCGAGACCGTCGGGCTGCCCGGCGCGCATCCGGACGGTGATGCCTCGGGCTTTCTCGACGCCGGCACGCGCGTGGGGCACTACCGCATCGAGGCGCCGTTGGGGCGTGGCGGAATGGGCACGGTCTACCGGGCGCTGCAGGTCGAGCCGGTGCGCCGGTCGGTGGCGCTCAAGCTGCTGCGCGGCACCCAGCTGGACACGCTGCAGCGCGCCTATTTCGAGGTCGAGCGGCAGATGCTCGCGCAGATGCAGCATCCGGCGATCGCGCAGATCTTCGACGCCGGCACCACCGATGCCGGTGCGCCGTACTTCGCGATGGAGTACATCGAGGGATTGCCGATCGCGCGCTACTGCGAGACGCGCGGCCTTTCGCTGGACGCGCGCATCGCCCTGTTCGCGCAGGTCTGCGACGGCGTGCAGCACGCCCATTCCAAGGGCATCGTCCACCGCGACCTGAAACCCGACAACATCCTGGTGGCCGAGGTCGACGGCGGCGCCCTGCCGAAGATCATCGATTTCGGCATCGCCACCGCCGCGACGCGGCTGTTCGCCGACGGCAGCACCGGCGGCGAGATCGCCGGCACGCCGACCTACATGAGCCCGGAGCAGTCCGGCTTCACGCAGTTCCTGGTCGATGCGCGCAGCGACGTCTACTCGCTCGGCATCATCCTGTTCGAGCTCCTGACCGGCGGCCGTCCGTCCGCCGACAGCCGCGACCGCGTGGTGGCCCCCGACGGGTCGGAGCGGACGACGTTGCGCGCGCCTTCGCAGGTGCTCGAGCAGTCCGGCACCGAGCGCCTGGCCGAGGTGGCGCGCGCGCGCGGGCTGCGTCCGGCCCGCCTGCGCAGCGTCCTGCGCAACGAGCTGGACTTCGTCGTGGTCAAGGCGGTGCGGCACGATCCGGCCGAACGCTACGCCTCGGCCGGCGAGCTGGCGCAGGAGCTGCGCCGCTATCTGGCGCAGCGCCCGCTGGTCGCGGTCGGCGACCGGCGCGGCTACGTGGCCGGCAAGTTCCTGCGTCGCCACCGGGTGGCGTTCGCCGCCACGGCCGCGGCCTCCGTCGCGATCGTGCTCGGCCTGGTGTTCTCGGTCTACGGGCTGATGCAGGCCCGGGCGCAACGTGCGGTGGCCGAGGCCAGGCGCCTGGAACTGGAGCAGGTCGCCGCGTTCCAGCAGTCGATGCTGGCCGGCATCGACGTCGAGGCGATGGGCAAGGACATGCTCGAACGCCAGCGCGTGCAGATCGACCAGGCCGGCGATCCGGCGCTGGTGCCGGCGTTCGAGCGCGTCGCTGCGGCGCTCAACGGCGCCGATGTCGCCCGTGCCGTGCTCGACCGCCAGCTGCTGGCGCGGGCGCGCACGGCGATCGCCCGCGACTTCGCCGGCCAGCCGGCGCTGGCGGCCGATCTCGACAGCGCGGTCGCCGAGGTCTACGAAGCGATCGGCCTGTTTCCGCAGTCCGAGGCGGCTGCGCGCAGCGCCTGGGAGCTGCGCCGTGTGCAGTTCGGCGAGGACGACCGCCGGACCTGGGCCTCGGCGGCCGAGCTGGGCCGGGCGCTGAACCGCCAGGGGCGCCAGGACGAGGCCCTGGCGCTGCTGCAGGCCACCTGGGAGCGCACGCGCGGCACGCCGGCGGCGAGCCTCGAGCGCCGGCAGGTCGGCGTGGAGCTGGCCCAGGTCCATTCCGATCGCGGCGAGCTGGCCGCGGCGCGCGCCTTGCAGCAGGCGCTGCTGGACGAGGCGCGGCTCTCGGTAGCGGACGACGACGACATGGTGCTGACGCTGCGCAACAACCTCGGCATCACGCTGGCGCGGCTGGGCGACGTGGCCGCGGCCAAGGTCGCGTTCGAGCAGGTCTACGCCGAACGCCGGCGCGCCAACCCGGAGGGCGAGGGGACGCTCGGCGTCATGACCAACCTGTCGGCCGCACGCGCGATCAGCGGCGATTTCGAGGGCGCGCTGGCGCTGCAGCGCGAATCCCATGCGATCCGCCGGCGCACGGCCGGTGCGGAGCATCCGGCCACGCTCAACGATTTGAGCAACATCGCCTCGTCGCTGATCGACATGGGCCGGCTCGAGGAGGCCCAGCCATTGCTCGAGCAGGTCATCGACGCGCGCCGGCGCGTCCTGGGCCCCGAGCACTTCCAGACCCTGCGCTCGATGCAGAACCTGGCGGCGCTGTTCGACCGCAGCGGCCGGCAGGCCGAGGCGCTGCCGCTGCAGCGGCAGGTGCTCGATGCGCGCCGGCGCACGCTCGGGGCCGAGCATCCGGACACGCTCAAGTCCGAGGACGTGCTCTGCGCGATCTACAAGAACCAGGGCCGGCTCGACCAGGCGCGCCCCTGCGCCGAAAGCGTCTATGCCGCACGGCGCCGGCTGATCGGCCCCGGCCATCCGGATACCGTGCGCAGCGCGGTGCTGCTGGCCGAAATCGACCACCGGCGCGGCGACGACGCCGCGGCGCGCGACCTGCTCGGCACGCTACTGGCCGAGAACCGCGTGGCGCGCGGGGATGCCGATCCGGACGTGCTGTTCCTGGCGGCCCGGCTCTATCCGCTGCAGCGCGACGGCGGCGATGCGGCCGTGGCCCAGGACCTGCGCAGGACCTTGCTCGATCCGCTGCTGGCGCGCGATGCCGCCAGCCTGCCGACACCGCTGCGGCGGCCGCGCAAGGCGGCCGAGGAGGCGGTTCAGGACGCGCCGACGATGCGCGGCTCGGGTTCGAGCACGACGCCGAAGCGCTGA
- the murB gene encoding UDP-N-acetylmuramate dehydrogenase yields the protein MNGYRTGAAIAEHPGYTIVENASLRGRNTLQVAAQAALLIDVRKPQALAEVFAYPALRTQPLLVLGAGSNILFAGDWPGIVLSIAARGIGVVEDRGDGALVRVEAGEAWNDVVAWSLAKGFAGLENLVLIPGLAGASPIQNIGAYGTEVGEFIETVEAFDREAGRLVRLGNAECAFGYRDSRFKRAPDRYVITAIELALPRSRPLRTGYAGIGEELAALGAAVPTPALVAEAIARIRTRKLPNPALIGNAGSFFKNPVIDADEAEALKRAHPALPAWPAGDGRTKLAAAWLIEQCGFKGLREGDAGVSDEHALVLVNHGHASGAELLALARRIVDTVAQRFGVVLEPEPRIVGAS from the coding sequence GTGAACGGCTACCGGACCGGTGCGGCGATCGCCGAGCATCCCGGCTACACGATCGTCGAGAACGCCTCGCTGCGCGGGCGCAACACGCTGCAGGTCGCGGCGCAGGCGGCGCTGCTGATCGACGTCAGGAAGCCGCAGGCGCTGGCCGAGGTGTTCGCCTATCCGGCGCTGCGCACGCAGCCGCTGCTGGTGCTCGGCGCCGGCAGCAACATCCTGTTCGCCGGGGACTGGCCGGGCATCGTGCTGTCGATCGCGGCGCGCGGCATCGGCGTGGTCGAGGACCGCGGCGACGGCGCGCTGGTCCGCGTCGAGGCCGGCGAGGCCTGGAACGACGTGGTGGCCTGGTCGCTGGCCAAGGGGTTTGCGGGCCTCGAGAACCTGGTGCTGATTCCCGGCCTGGCCGGCGCGTCGCCGATCCAGAACATCGGTGCCTACGGCACGGAAGTGGGCGAGTTCATCGAGACGGTCGAAGCGTTCGACCGCGAGGCGGGCCGGCTGGTGCGCCTCGGCAACGCCGAATGCGCGTTCGGCTACCGCGACTCGCGCTTCAAGCGCGCGCCCGATCGCTACGTCATCACGGCGATCGAGCTGGCGCTGCCGCGCAGCCGCCCGCTGCGGACCGGCTACGCCGGCATCGGCGAGGAGCTGGCCGCGCTCGGCGCCGCCGTGCCGACGCCGGCCCTGGTCGCCGAGGCGATCGCGCGCATCCGCACGCGCAAGCTGCCCAACCCGGCCCTCATCGGCAACGCCGGCAGCTTCTTCAAGAATCCGGTGATCGATGCCGACGAAGCCGAAGCGCTCAAGCGCGCGCATCCGGCGCTGCCGGCCTGGCCGGCCGGCGACGGCCGGACCAAGCTGGCCGCCGCCTGGCTGATCGAACAATGCGGCTTCAAGGGCCTGCGCGAAGGTGACGCCGGCGTCTCGGACGAGCACGCCCTGGTGCTGGTCAACCATGGCCACGCCAGCGGCGCCGAGCTGCTCGCGCTGGCGCGGCGGATCGTCGACACCGTCGCTCAGCGCTTCGGCGTCGTGCTCGAACCCGAGCCGCGCATCGTCGGCGCGTCCTGA
- a CDS encoding quinone-dependent dihydroorotate dehydrogenase — translation MYALVRPWLFRLDAERAHDLALKAIEVAYRAGFEPLVATRPPPLPVRVSGLTFPNPVGLAAGLDKNAAHVDALAALGFGFVEVGTTTPRAQPGNPQPRMFRLPEHAAIINRLGFNNAGVDALVANAERAKFDGVLGINIGKNKDTPNERAVEDYLYCLERVYARASYVTVNISSPNTQGLRDLQEEETLKRFISTLRDAQERLGARHGTRKPMLLKIAPDLSEPELDAIAEVLTATAIDGVICTNTTIDRAAVAGHALAGEAGGLSGRPLRARATAVLEGMARRLGNRVPLIGVGGITEGADAVAKIAAGAALVQCYTGLIYRGPRLIGECVEALRAVRGRPGGASWTSSVAERTS, via the coding sequence GTGTACGCGCTCGTCCGCCCCTGGTTGTTCCGGCTCGACGCCGAGCGTGCCCATGATCTTGCGCTCAAGGCGATCGAAGTCGCCTACCGCGCGGGGTTCGAACCGCTGGTGGCGACGCGTCCGCCGCCGCTGCCGGTACGCGTGTCCGGCCTCACCTTCCCCAATCCGGTGGGCCTGGCGGCGGGACTGGACAAGAACGCCGCCCATGTCGACGCGCTGGCCGCGCTCGGCTTCGGCTTCGTCGAGGTCGGCACCACAACGCCGCGCGCGCAGCCGGGCAATCCCCAGCCGCGCATGTTCCGCCTCCCCGAGCATGCCGCGATCATCAACCGCCTCGGCTTCAACAACGCCGGCGTGGATGCACTGGTCGCCAATGCCGAGCGCGCGAAGTTCGACGGCGTGCTCGGCATCAACATCGGCAAGAACAAGGACACGCCCAACGAGCGCGCGGTCGAGGACTACCTGTATTGCCTGGAACGCGTCTACGCGCGGGCCAGCTACGTGACCGTGAACATCTCCTCGCCGAACACGCAAGGCCTGCGCGACCTGCAGGAAGAGGAAACGCTCAAGCGCTTCATCAGCACGCTGCGCGACGCGCAGGAACGGCTCGGCGCGCGCCACGGTACGCGCAAGCCGATGCTGCTGAAGATCGCGCCGGACCTGTCCGAGCCCGAGCTCGACGCGATCGCCGAGGTGCTGACCGCGACGGCGATCGACGGCGTGATCTGCACCAACACCACCATCGACCGCGCTGCCGTCGCCGGCCATGCGCTGGCCGGTGAGGCCGGCGGCCTGTCGGGCCGGCCGCTGCGCGCGCGTGCCACGGCGGTGCTGGAAGGCATGGCGCGCCGGCTCGGCAACCGCGTGCCCCTGATCGGCGTCGGCGGCATCACCGAAGGTGCCGATGCGGTGGCCAAGATCGCCGCCGGCGCGGCCCTGGTGCAGTGCTATACCGGTCTGATCTATCGCGGCCCGCGCCTGATCGGCGAATGCGTGGAAGCGCTGCGCGCCGTGCGCGGCCGGCCGGGCGGCGCGTCCTGGACCTCGTCCGTGGCCGAGCGCACCTCGTGA
- a CDS encoding c-type cytochrome — protein sequence MLRYLPALVLAVFLPTLAGATDTRDAIERGRYLARIAGCHDCHTPGFTGSGGKTPEAQWFTGDRLGFSGPWGTTYPSNLRRTIGGLDLAAWKAYARSAVLRPPMPYWAINAMTDADLEALWHFTRSLGPAGEAAPSALPPGTEPPLPVFRLELPPAAPR from the coding sequence ATGCTCCGATACCTGCCGGCCCTCGTACTGGCCGTTTTCCTGCCCACGCTCGCCGGGGCCACCGACACCAGGGACGCCATCGAACGCGGCCGCTACCTGGCGCGGATCGCCGGCTGCCACGACTGCCATACCCCCGGTTTCACCGGCAGCGGCGGCAAGACGCCCGAAGCGCAGTGGTTCACCGGCGACCGGCTCGGCTTCTCCGGGCCGTGGGGCACGACCTACCCGAGCAACCTGCGGCGCACGATCGGCGGGCTGGACCTGGCCGCCTGGAAGGCCTACGCGCGCTCGGCCGTGCTGCGTCCGCCGATGCCGTACTGGGCCATCAATGCGATGACCGATGCCGACCTCGAGGCGCTCTGGCACTTCACGCGCTCGCTGGGGCCGGCCGGCGAGGCCGCGCCGTCGGCCCTGCCGCCCGGCACGGAGCCGCCGCTGCCGGTGTTCCGCCTGGAGCTGCCGCCCGCCGCGCCGCGCTAG
- a CDS encoding class I SAM-dependent methyltransferase → MSIDSTQRFSNRVDDYVRYRPDYPPALIDWLRKQHGLVPGWAVADIGAGTGISSKLFLDAGAQVIAVEPNTPMRAAAERWLGGEPRFRAVAGTAEATTLPAASVDLVTAAQAFHWFDPAAVRQEWARILKPGGLAAVFWNSRLLTGTPFLEGYERLLLDHGTDYVSIAERYADDAAMQRWFGAGYRGMARFPHRQRLDFEALSGRLLSSSYVPREGQPGHVSMLAALRELFDATAADGVVGFDYETRIFVGTLPPPA, encoded by the coding sequence ATGTCCATCGATTCCACGCAGCGTTTCAGCAACCGCGTCGACGACTACGTCCGCTACCGGCCCGACTACCCACCGGCACTGATCGACTGGCTGCGCAAGCAGCACGGTCTCGTCCCGGGCTGGGCCGTGGCCGATATCGGCGCCGGCACCGGCATCTCGTCCAAGCTCTTCCTGGATGCCGGCGCCCAGGTGATCGCGGTCGAGCCGAACACCCCGATGCGCGCCGCCGCCGAGCGCTGGCTGGGTGGCGAGCCGCGCTTCCGCGCCGTCGCCGGCACCGCCGAGGCGACCACGCTGCCGGCGGCCAGCGTCGACCTGGTGACCGCGGCGCAGGCCTTCCACTGGTTCGACCCGGCTGCGGTCCGGCAGGAGTGGGCCCGCATCCTCAAGCCCGGCGGCCTGGCCGCCGTGTTCTGGAACTCCCGGCTGCTGACCGGCACGCCGTTCCTCGAAGGCTACGAGCGCCTGCTGCTCGACCACGGAACCGACTACGTCAGCATCGCCGAGCGCTACGCGGACGATGCGGCGATGCAACGCTGGTTCGGGGCCGGCTATCGCGGCATGGCGCGCTTCCCGCACCGCCAGCGGCTCGATTTCGAGGCGCTGAGCGGCCGGCTGCTGTCCTCTTCGTACGTGCCGCGCGAAGGCCAGCCCGGGCACGTGTCGATGCTGGCGGCGCTGCGCGAGCTGTTCGACGCCACCGCGGCGGACGGCGTCGTCGGCTTCGACTACGAAACGCGCATCTTCGTGGGCACGCTGCCGCCGCCGGCGTGA
- the amaB gene encoding L-piperidine-6-carboxylate dehydrogenase, which yields MSADILKALGLGASNSGTYLGHGEWSATTDAGVLRSVNPATNAPIADVHASSPADYETVVARAQAAFKVWRTMPAPRRGEAVRLCGEALRTHKDALGSLVALEMGKSKPEGDGEVQEMIDIADFAVGQSRMLYGYTMHSERPGHRMYEQWHPIGLVGIISAFNFPVAVWAWNSFLAAICGDICIWKPSNKTPLTAVASMRICNEALAAGGFPDIFFLINDAGTELAQRFVDDARIPLISFTGSTQVGRTVGERVARRMGRSLLELGGNNAIILDESADLKLAIPGIVFGAVGTAGQRCTTTRRLIVHASIYDTVLATLTKAYRQVEGKIGDPTDPANLMGPLNSKAAVDAFLAAIEKAKAAGGTVVTGGTAIDRPGNFVLPAIVTGLENSDAVVQHETFAPILYVMKYTTIDEAIEMQNGVPQGLSSSIFTQNLKVAEQFLSAAGSDCGIANVNIGTSGAEIGGAFGGEKETGGGRESGSDAWKAYMRRQTNTINYSDALPLAQGIKFDL from the coding sequence ATGTCCGCTGACATCCTCAAGGCCCTCGGCCTTGGCGCATCCAATTCCGGCACGTATCTGGGCCACGGCGAGTGGTCTGCGACCACCGATGCCGGCGTGCTGCGGTCGGTCAACCCGGCCACCAACGCGCCGATCGCCGACGTCCACGCCAGCAGCCCGGCCGACTACGAGACCGTCGTCGCGCGTGCGCAGGCCGCGTTCAAGGTGTGGCGCACGATGCCGGCGCCGCGCCGCGGCGAAGCCGTGCGCCTGTGCGGCGAGGCGCTGCGCACGCACAAGGACGCACTCGGCTCGCTGGTCGCGCTCGAGATGGGCAAGTCCAAGCCCGAGGGCGACGGCGAGGTGCAGGAGATGATCGACATCGCCGACTTCGCGGTCGGCCAGAGCCGCATGCTGTACGGCTACACGATGCACTCCGAACGCCCGGGCCACCGCATGTACGAGCAGTGGCACCCGATCGGCCTGGTCGGCATCATCAGCGCGTTCAACTTCCCGGTCGCCGTGTGGGCGTGGAACTCGTTCCTCGCCGCGATCTGCGGCGACATCTGCATCTGGAAGCCGTCGAACAAGACGCCGCTGACCGCGGTCGCGTCGATGCGCATCTGCAACGAGGCGCTCGCCGCCGGCGGCTTCCCGGACATCTTCTTCCTGATCAACGATGCCGGCACCGAGCTGGCGCAGCGCTTCGTCGACGACGCGCGCATCCCCCTCATCAGCTTCACCGGCTCCACGCAGGTCGGCCGCACGGTCGGCGAACGCGTCGCTCGCCGCATGGGCCGCAGCCTGCTCGAACTCGGCGGCAACAACGCGATCATCCTCGACGAGAGCGCGGACCTGAAGCTGGCGATCCCGGGCATCGTGTTCGGCGCGGTCGGCACCGCCGGCCAGCGCTGCACGACGACGCGCCGGCTGATCGTGCACGCGTCGATCTACGACACCGTGCTCGCCACGCTGACCAAGGCCTACCGGCAGGTCGAGGGCAAGATCGGCGACCCGACCGATCCGGCCAACCTGATGGGGCCGCTCAACAGCAAGGCCGCGGTCGATGCGTTCCTCGCCGCGATCGAGAAGGCCAAGGCGGCCGGCGGCACCGTCGTCACCGGCGGCACCGCGATCGACCGCCCGGGCAACTTCGTGCTGCCGGCGATCGTGACGGGGCTCGAGAACAGCGATGCGGTCGTCCAGCACGAGACCTTCGCGCCGATCCTCTACGTGATGAAGTACACGACGATCGACGAAGCGATCGAGATGCAGAACGGCGTGCCGCAGGGCCTGTCCTCGTCGATCTTCACGCAGAACCTCAAGGTCGCCGAGCAGTTCCTGTCCGCGGCCGGCTCCGACTGCGGCATCGCCAACGTCAACATCGGCACCTCCGGCGCCGAGATCGGCGGCGCCTTCGGCGGCGAGAAGGAAACCGGCGGCGGCCGCGAATCGGGCTCCGATGCGTGGAAGGCCTACATGCGCCGCCAGACCAACACGATCAACTACTCCGACGCGCTGCCGCTGGCCCAGGGCATCAAGTTCGACCTGTAA